DNA sequence from the Ruminococcus albus 7 = DSM 20455 genome:
CAAATATCTCAGCAAATAAGCTGTATCAAAAAGCGGGCGGCTATATCTGTGCTGCTTGCGTAGATCAAGTGGAGAGAACATCAGCCCTGCCGCAGCGGGGCTTTTTTTCATATGGAGGAAAGTAAGAATATGGTAAAAACGGAGAACCGAAAGGCTCTGATGCCGCTGTTTGAGGGCTTTGAGGATTCGGTGCTGATAAGCTGTGCTGAGGGCAGAACGGGTATATGCTGGTGTGATGATCCCGAGAGACCCGCTGCGGGGGTCATCGAAGCGGGTGATTTTTATTTTACTGCGGGAGACCCTGCATTTGCCCGAGAGGCTTTTGAGATAGCGAAGAACAACCCCGAGGCGGTGTTCATGCCTGCTTCCGAGGAGTGGACGAAGGCGCTTCTCGCACTTGATAAGGGTCTGGAGAGGACTGTCCGCTACCGCACTAAAATGCCAGAAAGCTTCGATACGGACAATCTGAAAAAGTTTGCAGATATGTCCGGATTTACGGACTGCAAACTCGAGCTGATAAGCGAGGATGTCTATCGTCAGGCGCTTGCTGAAACATGGTCATGGGCATTTGTGGGAAACTTTTTGGACTACAATGATTTTCATAAGAATGCTTTCGGATGCTGTATAACCCATGAAGGAAGGCTTATTTGCGCGGCTTCATGCTATTCGGTGTACAGCAGGGGAGTTGAGGTAGAGATAGCTACTCACCCCGACTACCGAAGGAAAGGTCTGGCAACGATAGCAGGTGCGGCATTCATCGGTGAGTGCGCAAAGAGAGGTCTGAAAGCCCACTGGGACGCGGCAAATACGATGTCGCTGAAGATAGCTTCAAAATTCGGGTATACTCTGAAAGAGGAGTATACTGCGCTTCAGTTTGAAAAGTGAGTGTATGAGCTGTTTAGGATAGAACTAATGGATATAATAAACCGTACTGTATATTTATTCGCAGTGAGAGTATCTCGGGTGAGATAAAGGCAGCAAAACAGCAGGAGGTGCGGCATGAGCAGGAGTTACAAGAGATTTGCGGCTTTCATAATAAGTGATAACAAAGGTCCGCACAGATACAAAGCCAAGACACTTGCCAACAGGGCGGTCCGCAGAATCAGTATATGCGGAGGAAAGTCCGCATATAAACGGCTTTATGACAGCTGGGAGATATGAGATGTGCGCATACCGATGGAGGATATTACTCAGCTGAGAGTTGCATGGAAACGCAGTGAAGATTGGCTCCATAGAAGGTTCGACACCCTGCGTGAAGCCGAACGGTATTTCAAGGTGAAATATTACAGGAAGTAAAAGGAGAATATATGAAACAGGATTACAGAAAAATGATATACAACAAGCTGAAAGCATCGGGCAAGCGCCCTGTGACTTTTAAGGAGCTTGTGAAAAGTTTCCGAAAGGGGAACTTTGATTTTGATAAATTTGCCAAGACCGTTGACAAAATGAAGAAAAAAGGCGAGATCATCGAGGGCAAGATGGGATTCACTCTCGGCAAGGGCGGCAAGCTGAAAAAGTGCAAGGTCACAAGACTGCACAAGAGTTTCGGCTTTGTGAAGAACGTTGACACGGGGGAGGAAGTATTTATTCCCGGAAAGCACCTGCTTGGCGCTATGCCCGGAGATATCGTAATGGTACAGCTCAGGGAGAGCCGCGGCGACAGCCCCGAGGGTGAAGTGGTATCCATCGAAGAGGAGAATTTCAACAGGTTCAGCGGCGAGATAGTTGACGAATTCGGCAAGCTGAAAATAATGCCCGATGTGATATCGAAGTATGCCCTGGATTTCGTCAATCCTTTCGGGCTGGAGCTGCACGAGGGCGACAAGGCTATCGCTGTGATAACAAGGCGCGGCGAAAAGCACAGCGAGCACCGCTGTGAGATAGTTTCATGTCTGGGAAGTTCGCTGAAAGCGGCGGTATGCGCTCTGGGCATAGTTGAAGCTGCGGGGCTGACACCTGTATTCCCTGCGGAGGTCATCGATGAGGCAAGGAGAGTATCCTCGGCGGGGATATCCGATGAGGAAAAGGAGGGCAGGCTCGATCTGAGAGATCTGCCTATATTTACCATCGACGGCGCAGATACCAAGGATATCGACGATGCTATATCGGTGCAGAGGACGGATAACGGATATATACTGGGCGTTCACATCGCAGACGTATCGCACTACGTAACACCAAGGTCGCCGCTGGATAACGAAGCTTTTCAGCGCGGCACCAGTGTATACTACGCAAACAGGGTGATACCAATGCTGCCCGCGGAGCTTTCAAACGGTATATGCTCGCTTAATCCTAAGGAGGACAGACTGGCTTTCACCTGCCTGACAGAGCTTGATAATGCGGGAAATATAGTCAGCTACAAGTTTGCGAAATCAGTGATAAGGTCTAGGGTAAAGGGCGTATACTCCGAGATAAATGATATCTTTGACGGCTTTGTGAGCCGTGAGCTTTCGGAGAA
Encoded proteins:
- a CDS encoding GNAT family N-acetyltransferase — protein: MVKTENRKALMPLFEGFEDSVLISCAEGRTGICWCDDPERPAAGVIEAGDFYFTAGDPAFAREAFEIAKNNPEAVFMPASEEWTKALLALDKGLERTVRYRTKMPESFDTDNLKKFADMSGFTDCKLELISEDVYRQALAETWSWAFVGNFLDYNDFHKNAFGCCITHEGRLICAASCYSVYSRGVEVEIATHPDYRRKGLATIAGAAFIGECAKRGLKAHWDAANTMSLKIASKFGYTLKEEYTALQFEK
- the rnr gene encoding ribonuclease R, producing MKQDYRKMIYNKLKASGKRPVTFKELVKSFRKGNFDFDKFAKTVDKMKKKGEIIEGKMGFTLGKGGKLKKCKVTRLHKSFGFVKNVDTGEEVFIPGKHLLGAMPGDIVMVQLRESRGDSPEGEVVSIEEENFNRFSGEIVDEFGKLKIMPDVISKYALDFVNPFGLELHEGDKAIAVITRRGEKHSEHRCEIVSCLGSSLKAAVCALGIVEAAGLTPVFPAEVIDEARRVSSAGISDEEKEGRLDLRDLPIFTIDGADTKDIDDAISVQRTDNGYILGVHIADVSHYVTPRSPLDNEAFQRGTSVYYANRVIPMLPAELSNGICSLNPKEDRLAFTCLTELDNAGNIVSYKFAKSVIRSRVKGVYSEINDIFDGFVSRELSEKYAEVMEQLPLMKELAEILCKKRIARGAPQIETSESALMINEDNVCVGVGEYTRGFAQEMIEDFMLTANECAARFGKDNELPFVYRVHEPPSAEKIDGLKELLAGLDIMYVMGDDPKPKQLAEILEMSKNTDAEKIVNNAVLRSMSKAKYDTEPIGHYGLVLEDYAHFTSPIRRYPDLSIHRIMSAFLGGMTAEECRSRFNKFVYASADRSTETELTAMQTERACDDCYKAEYMMGHIGEEYEGVIVSVTDFGMFIELDNTCEGLLHLDNMPEGYYECDGMMKLKNFSTGEEYRVGERFRVKVLGANVNSGKVDFVPADR